A single genomic interval of Lathyrus oleraceus cultivar Zhongwan6 chromosome 7, CAAS_Psat_ZW6_1.0, whole genome shotgun sequence harbors:
- the LOC127100776 gene encoding NAC domain-containing protein 104, producing MGDTNNNNNNNNVNLPPGFRFYPTDEELVVHFLHRKASLLPCHPDVIPDLDLYPFDPWQLQGRALEEGNQWYYYSRRTQNRISNNGYWMPMGMDEQVVTSSSNKRVGMKKYYVFHIGEAPHGNKTNWIMQEYRLSDSSSSSSSRSSSKRKSHPKSEHSRWVICRVYERDEDDDEDGDGTELSCLDEVFLSLDDLDEVSLPN from the exons ATGGGTGATAccaataataacaacaacaacaacaatgttaatcttCCACCAGGGTTTCGATTTTATCCTACTGATGAAGAACTTGTCGTCCATTTCCTTCATAGAAAGGCTTCTCTTTTGCCTTGTCATCCTGATGTTATCCCTGATCTTGACCTCTACCCCTTTGATCCATGGCAACTTCAAG GTAGAGCTTTGGAAGAGGGAAATCAATGGTATTATTATAGTAGAAGGACGCAAAATAGAATTAGTAACAATGGTTATTGGATGCCAATGGGAATGGATGAACAAGTTGTAACAAGCTCAAGCAATAAGAGAGTTGGTATGAAGAAATATTATGTTTTTCATATTGGTGAAGCACCTCATGGTAACAAAACTAATTGGATAATGCAAGAGTATCGTCTTTCAGATTCTTCTTCATCGTCGTCTTCTAGGTCATCATCCAAAAGAAAATCACACCCGAAATCG GAACATAGCAGGTGGGTGATATGTCGAGTTTACGAGCGCGATGAAGACGATGATGAAGATGGAGATGGAACGGAGTTATCTTGTTTGGATGAAGTTTTCTTATCATTGGATGATCTTGATGAAGTAAGCTTGCCGAATTAG
- the LOC127100775 gene encoding uncharacterized protein LOC127100775, which produces MEELSKNQIFAVHGIASAGSIALATAFTYPLDTIKVLIQVGSSAGKELNANQVVTRVISVSGNAGMFGGFSWLAFGRVFGLGTRFGVYEILTAVCKDGREDNYVTASEALLAGMVAGAAETFISSPFELIKLRVQVASASYVPNSNFALEEGARKPLITRLLNGCYPDKRSLNQYVGLMSTLTTKNTNITGALLEHPWAMTGSGRPPSVCNVKRPSDIISLEGWSTLWRGLRSGIVRDSVFGGIFFSSWQFLHQAMLDWKAVGMNPPPRLNEEVGPLSPWAVSLAAGFSASVAAAASHGFDTARSRSQCTVLPKYVSMERKLLKWKRPGNKFERFTGIHPSDRSVLFRGLGLRMARSGIASFMIVGSYLFAVDHLASRLT; this is translated from the exons ATGGAGGAGTTATCAAAAAACCAAATTTTTGCTGTTCACGGGATTGCCAGTGCTGGGTCAATAGCTTTAGCCACGGCTTTCACTTATCCTCTTGATACTATCAAAGTCCTCATTCAG GTTGGTTCTAGTGCTGGTAAAGAATTGAATGCTAACCAGGTTGTCACGAGGGTAATCTCTGTGTCTGGTAATGCAG GTATGTTTGGTGGATTTAGTTGGTTGGCATTTGGGAGGGTTTTTGGTCTAGGAACACGATTTGGGGTTTATGAGATTTTGACAGCCGTTTGTAAGG ATGGTCGGGAAGATAATTATGTCACTGCTTCTGAGGCTCTTTTGGCTGGCATGGTTGCCGGTGCCGCAGAGACTTTCATAAGCTCTCCATTTGAACTCATTAAGCTTCGTGTCCAGGTTGCCTCCGCTTCATATGTTCCAAACTCTAACTTTGCTTTGGAAGAGGGGGCTCGCAAACCGCTAATTACAAGATTACTCAATGGCTGCTATCCAGACAAGAGGTCTTTGAATCAATATGTTGGTCTCATGTCAACCCTAACAACCAAGAACACCAACATAACAGGTGCTTTACTTGAGCATCCATGGGCAATGACAGGATCTGGGAGGCCACCATCAGTTTGCAATGTGAAAAGGCCATCAGATATTATATCTTTGGAAGGATGGAGCACATTGTGGAGAGGTCTCCGTTCTGGAATAGTTCGAGATTCTGTCTTTGGTGGCATATTTTTTTCAAGTTGGCAATTTTTGCACCAAGCAATGCTTGATTGGAAGGCCGTAGGAATGAATCCTCCACCCAG GTTAAATGAAGAAGTTGGTCCGTTGTCTCCTTGGGCCGTTAGTCTTGCTGCTGGATTTTCTGCTTCAGTTGCTGCCGCTGCTTCTCATGGTTTTGATACTGCTAGAAGTAGATCACAATGTACTGTGCTTCCAAAG TATGTTTCAATGGAGAGAAAGTTACTAAAATGGAAACGTCCAGGAAACAAGTTTGAAAGGTTTACCGGAATCCATCCTTCTGACAGAAGTGTCTTGTTCCGTGGTCTCGGGTTGCGGATGGCCCGCTCTGGTATTGCTTCGTTCATGATTGTAGGAAGTTATTTATTCGCTGTCGATCATCTTGCCTCTAGATTGACTTAG